One window of Myripristis murdjan chromosome 8, fMyrMur1.1, whole genome shotgun sequence genomic DNA carries:
- the LOC115363677 gene encoding uncharacterized protein LOC115363677, whose protein sequence is MAGNALIFILLSGLGSLPSCFPRQYLLVEEKMNWTEAQSYCRQHYTDLATVSSEEDVAKLNDTVGSHRSWIGLYDDINSWRWSLQNKSYYGEGEAEFRMWDSGQPDNSGSNEHCVVMNPGGLWFVSSCFSARPFVCYNDRTKGSSRWILVNKDKSWSDAQSYCRQNYTDLASIRNLTENEEIRGLISNSSWIGLFRGTWKWSDGSTMSFTKWDDNRPYGGYWRCVASYLGKWLDYPCWLRLYFACYSDVVKMQVVKVRLQSASSADLEAMKDELLQQLRQRLKDQGVSDDVQLRWVTQPDGRVFHKEGKEEEKNEEEQPSGSVPLPPAAAGSPYPGTVFVRELWCHLVMAGNALIFILLSGLGSLPSCFPRQYHLVEKSMTWSEAQSYCRQHYTDLATVSSEEDVAKLNDAVGSHHSGIVWIGLYDDINSWKWSLQNKSYYGEGEAEFRMWGTGQPNNYNDEHCVFMDADGEWWDYYCSRRYPFVCYNDRTKGSSRWILVEGHKSWSEAQSYCRQNYTDLASVRNLTENEEIRGLISDWSWIGLFRDAWKW, encoded by the exons ATGGCAGGGAATGCGTTAATCTTCATCCTCTTGTCAG GGCTGGGCAGCCTCCCCTCCTGTTTTCCTCGTCAGTACCTCTTGGTtgaagaaaaaatgaactgGACTGAAGCGCAGAGCTACTGCAGGCAGCACTACACAGACCTGGCCACCGTAAGCAGCGAGGAAGACGTGGCCAAGCTGAATGACACTGTGGGGAGTCATCGCAGCTGGATAGGGCTGTACGATGACATTAACAGCTGGAGGTGGTCTCTGCAAAATAAGAGTTACTACGGTGAAGGAGAGGCTGAGTTCAGGATGTGGGACAGTGGGCAACCTGATAACTCCGGCAGTAATGAGCACTGTGTGGTAATGAACCCAGGAGGATTATGGtttgtttcttcttgtttttctgcacgTCCATTCGTCTGCTACAACG ATCGAACCAAAGGCTCATCGAGATGGATTTTAGTGAACAAAGACAAGAGCTGGAGCGACGCTCAGAGCTACTGCAGGCAGAACTACACCGACCTGGCCAGCATCAGGAACCTCACTGAGAACGAGGAGATCAGAGGTTTGATCAGCAACAGCTCTTGGATCGGCCTGTTCAGAGGCACATGGAAGTGGTCAGACGGGAGCACCATGTCATTCACTAAATGGGATGATAACCGACCATATGGAGGATATTGGCGTTGTGTGGCTTCATATCTGGGAAAATGGCTTGACTATCCATGTTGGCTCAGACTTTACTTTGCCTGTTACAGTG ATGTCGTGAAGATGCAGGTGGTGAAAGTGCGGCTGCAGTCCGCCTCCTCAGCGGACCTGGAGGCCATGAAGGATGAATTGTTGCAGCAG cTGCGTCAGAGACTGAAGGACCAAGGCGTGAGTGACGACGTGCAGCTCCGATGGGTGACGCAGCCTGATGGGAGGGTCTTCCAcaaggaagggaaagaggaggagaagaacgaggaggagcag CCGTCTGGCTCTGTCCCACtgcccccagcagcagcaggaagccctTACCCTGGCACCGTATT TGTAAGAGAGCTGTGGTGTCATTTGGTCATGGCAGGGAATGCGTTAATCTTCATCCTCTTATCAG GGCTGGGCAGCCTCCCCTCCTGTTTTCCTCGTCAGTACCACTTGGTTGAAAAATCAATGACCTGGAGTGAAGCGCAGAGCTACTGCAGGCAGCACTACACAGACCTGGCCACCGTAAGCAGCGAGGAAGACGTGGCCAAGCTGAATGACGCTGTGGGGAGTCATCACAGCGGAATAGTCTGGATAGGGCTGTACGATGACATTAACAGCTGGAAGTGGTCTCTGCAAAATAAGAGTTACTACGGTGAAGGAGAGGCTGAGTTCAGGATGTGGGGCACTGGGCAACCCAATAACTACAATGATGAGCACTGTGTGTTTATGGACGCAGATGGAGAATGGTGGGATTATTATTGTAGTCGTAGATACCCATTCGTCTGCTACAATG ATCGAACCAAAGGCTCATCGAGATGGATTTTAGTGGAAGGACACAAGAGCTGGAGTGAGGCTCAGAGCTACTGCAGGCAGAACTACACCGACCTGGCCAGTGTCAGGAACCTCACTGAGAACGAGGAGATCAGAGGTTTGATCAGCGACTGGTCTTGGATCGGCCTGTTCAGAGACGCATGGAAGTG GTGA
- the LOC115363258 gene encoding histone H2B 1/2-like — translation MPEPAKPAPKKGSKKAVSKTAGKSSRKRRRPRKESYAIYVYKVLKQVHPDTGISSKAMGIMNSFVKDIFERIAGEASRLAHYNKRSTITSREIQTAVRLLLPGELAKHAVSEGTKAVTKYTSSK, via the coding sequence ATGCCTGAACCCGCCAAGCCCGCGCCCAAGAAGGGCTCCAAGAAAGCCGTGAGCAAGACGGCCGGCAAGAGTAGCAGGAAGCGCCGCAGGCCCAGGAAGGAGAGCTACGCCATCTACGTGTACAAGGTGCTCAAACAGGTGCACCCCGACACCGGCATCTCGTCAAAGGCCATGGGCATCATGAACTCCTTCGTCAAAGATATCTTCGAGCGCATCGCCGGTGAGGCGTCCCGCCTGGCTCACTACAACAAGCGCTCCACCATCACGTCCAGGGAGATCCAGACCGCCGTCCGCCTGCTGCTGCCCGGGGAGCTGGCCAAGCACGCCGTGTCCGAGGGCACCAAGGCCGTCACCAAGTACACCAGCTCCAAGTAA